One genomic window of Paenibacillus xylanilyticus includes the following:
- a CDS encoding YolD-like family protein: MSKKLQQNGLFESSRMMLPEHREAYILHQEQLSPRTRPSLDAQAAEEMSRLLSNSMMLGDVVTITLFHEHDDIRFTGQVLKLDPAVRTLRLRTSNGTRDVQMNLITNVTLANE, encoded by the coding sequence ATGAGTAAAAAACTGCAGCAAAACGGACTCTTTGAGTCTTCACGCATGATGCTTCCCGAGCACCGGGAAGCTTACATTCTTCATCAGGAACAGCTTTCTCCCCGGACCCGTCCATCACTGGATGCTCAGGCAGCGGAAGAAATGTCACGTTTGCTCAGCAATTCAATGATGCTTGGAGATGTGGTGACCATAACCCTGTTCCATGAACATGACGATATCCGGTTTACTGGACAGGTGCTGAAGCTGGATCCTGCTGTACGTACGCTAAGGCTGCGGACATCAAACGGGACCCGGGACGTTCAGATGAATCTGATTACCAATGTGACACTGGCAAATGAATGA
- the glsA gene encoding glutaminase A — protein MSNTVMERLNELLPEWLETSRLHTGQGKVASYIPELVKASQDELGIHIMDAEGNHVSAGDCGVPFTMQSISKVFTLILALMDHGEEAVFFNVGKEPTGDDYNSMIKLELVEPGIPFNPLINAGAITVSSLVAGDCKEEKSRRILEFFRKLANNDRLDYNEEVFRSESETGHLNRSLAYFLKHNGVIKEDVEDVLCVYFRHCSIEVTCADLARMALVLAHDGTDPITGNELIPRRYVQIAKTFMTTCGMYNASGEFAIEVGLPAKSGVSGGIITLVPGQFGIGLVGPALNRKGNSIAGVHLLERLSKEFDWSLF, from the coding sequence ATGAGCAATACGGTAATGGAGCGTCTGAACGAATTGCTGCCGGAATGGCTGGAGACCAGTCGTCTGCATACAGGGCAGGGAAAGGTTGCTTCCTATATCCCGGAGCTGGTTAAGGCTTCACAGGATGAGCTGGGCATACATATTATGGACGCCGAAGGCAATCATGTGTCTGCCGGAGATTGCGGTGTACCCTTTACGATGCAGAGTATCTCGAAAGTGTTCACACTAATTCTCGCTTTGATGGATCATGGGGAAGAAGCGGTTTTCTTTAATGTAGGAAAAGAACCTACGGGTGATGATTACAATTCGATGATCAAGCTTGAACTGGTTGAACCGGGTATCCCGTTTAATCCGTTGATCAATGCGGGAGCTATAACGGTCTCCTCCCTGGTCGCTGGAGACTGTAAGGAAGAGAAGTCACGGCGAATTCTGGAGTTTTTCCGCAAGCTCGCGAACAATGATCGGCTGGACTATAACGAAGAGGTATTCCGGTCCGAATCGGAGACAGGTCACTTGAACCGTTCGCTGGCTTACTTTTTGAAGCATAATGGTGTAATCAAGGAAGATGTGGAAGATGTGCTCTGTGTCTATTTCCGCCACTGTTCAATCGAGGTGACTTGTGCGGATCTGGCCCGCATGGCTCTGGTGCTTGCTCATGATGGTACAGATCCGATCACGGGAAATGAGCTCATTCCCCGTCGTTATGTACAGATTGCCAAAACCTTCATGACGACCTGCGGTATGTATAATGCATCGGGTGAATTTGCCATTGAAGTCGGACTGCCTGCCAAGAGCGGTGTATCCGGCGGGATTATCACCCTTGTTCCTGGTCAATTTGGCATTGGTCTTGTAGGACCGGCACTGAATCGAAAAGGGAACAGCATTGCGGGCGTGCATTTGCTGGAGCGCCTTTCCAAGGAATTTGACTGGAGTCTTTTCTGA
- a CDS encoding GNAT family N-acetyltransferase has translation MNFVKYAEPDFADYYALVSNMEVMKQITERTLPEDEAKNQFRSMLDYNLGSSCGYYRVSNADGAGLAYAKLIPDESDSSRAEMGYMVMPEYWGQGHGTSIASRLILKAQAAGIDVLYAIIDPSNVASRRILTRQNFVSTWTGDMEGLPGEILELNLRVRG, from the coding sequence ATGAACTTCGTTAAATATGCTGAACCTGATTTTGCAGACTATTATGCTCTGGTTTCCAATATGGAAGTCATGAAACAAATTACGGAACGTACGCTCCCGGAGGATGAGGCGAAGAACCAATTCCGGTCCATGCTTGATTATAATCTGGGATCCAGCTGCGGATATTACCGGGTATCAAATGCAGATGGAGCTGGGCTGGCTTACGCCAAACTCATTCCGGATGAATCCGATTCGTCCCGAGCAGAGATGGGCTATATGGTTATGCCTGAATACTGGGGCCAAGGTCATGGCACGTCCATTGCGTCACGTCTCATTCTAAAAGCACAGGCGGCGGGAATAGATGTGCTCTATGCGATCATTGACCCATCCAACGTGGCATCCCGCCGAATATTAACCAGACAGAACTTTGTATCGACGTGGACAGGCGATATGGAAGGACTCCCCGGCGAGATTCTGGAATTAAACCTTAGGGTACGTGGGTAA
- a CDS encoding OFA family MFS transporter: MKAAISSAPNSASTSIKMNRWLIVLGTIIVQMGLGTIYTWSLFNQPLSDRFGWDVSSVAITFSITSFALAFATLFAGRLQERWGLQRLIRVAGIVLGLGLVLSSQVTSLTLLYILAGFVVGFADGTAYITSLSNLIKWFPERKGLISGISVGAFGTGSLLFKYVNSALIGAVGPAQAFMYWGIIVLVLIVAGSFLIREAVVREQAPVSKTEGAKQEEVIRHQYTVKEMLRTKEAYMLFIIFFTACMSGLYLIGIVKDIGVQLAGLDVATAANAVAMVAIFNTAGRIILGALSDKVGRMKVIAGALLVTAVAVMILSLVPLTYGVFFACVAAVAFCFGGNITVFPAIVADYFGLKNQSKNYGVIYQGFGIGALAGSFISALLGGFHLTFIVIAILCAVSLLLALMITPPGQNRRTRQHEGHMSLKPSSRAS; this comes from the coding sequence ATGAAAGCAGCTATTTCATCAGCACCTAATTCAGCATCGACATCCATAAAAATGAATCGTTGGCTTATTGTACTGGGAACCATTATTGTACAAATGGGCCTTGGAACCATCTACACCTGGAGTTTATTTAATCAACCGCTGTCTGACCGTTTCGGATGGGACGTCAGCTCGGTCGCGATAACTTTTTCAATCACGAGTTTTGCACTCGCATTTGCTACGCTGTTTGCAGGCCGATTGCAGGAGCGATGGGGACTTCAGCGTCTGATCCGTGTTGCAGGGATTGTTCTTGGTCTGGGACTGGTGCTCAGTTCGCAGGTTACTTCATTAACACTGCTCTACATTTTGGCGGGATTCGTGGTTGGGTTCGCAGACGGGACCGCATACATCACGTCGTTATCCAACTTGATCAAATGGTTCCCGGAACGCAAAGGTCTCATCTCGGGTATTTCCGTTGGTGCTTTTGGTACAGGTAGTCTGTTGTTTAAATATGTGAACTCGGCATTGATTGGTGCTGTAGGACCTGCTCAGGCATTTATGTATTGGGGTATCATCGTCCTGGTCCTGATTGTGGCCGGATCTTTCCTGATTCGTGAAGCCGTTGTTCGTGAACAGGCTCCCGTTAGCAAGACTGAAGGGGCGAAGCAGGAAGAAGTTATTCGTCATCAGTACACGGTAAAAGAAATGCTTCGCACCAAAGAAGCGTATATGCTCTTCATTATTTTCTTCACGGCTTGTATGAGCGGCTTGTATCTGATCGGTATTGTCAAAGACATCGGCGTACAGCTGGCAGGTCTTGACGTGGCTACCGCTGCGAATGCTGTAGCAATGGTTGCGATCTTCAATACGGCAGGGCGTATCATTCTGGGGGCCTTGTCGGACAAAGTAGGCCGGATGAAAGTGATTGCCGGGGCACTGCTGGTTACAGCAGTCGCCGTCATGATACTAAGCCTCGTTCCGCTGACCTATGGCGTGTTCTTCGCCTGCGTGGCTGCAGTTGCGTTCTGTTTCGGTGGTAACATTACCGTATTTCCGGCGATTGTCGCGGATTACTTCGGACTGAAAAATCAGAGCAAAAACTATGGCGTCATCTATCAGGGATTTGGAATTGGAGCCTTGGCTGGATCCTTTATCAGTGCCCTGCTGGGCGGATTCCATCTGACGTTTATCGTTATTGCCATCCTCTGTGCTGTTTCCCTGCTGCTTGCCTTGATGATTACACCTCCGGGTCAAAATCGTCGTACACGTCAGCATGAAGGTCACATGAGTCTCAAACCTTCATCCCGGGCAAGCTGA
- a CDS encoding LytR/AlgR family response regulator transcription factor: MRALIVEDEIPASEELNYLIQEHSKIEVVACLEDGLDVLKFLQEQEVDVIFLDINIPSLDGMMLAHHIGKFASKPYIVFTTAYKEHAAEAFELEAFDYILKPYDEKRIAAMLLKLENAFKRDHAGEGLVEHGQAQVTDDTSVQGSSPKASVAGSGIRINLLRNDNIIVTDTADIYYAEAQEKVTKVYTKNGEFTMPVSISDFHGRLPQESFFRCHRSYLVNLSQIREIVPWFNNTYLLRLRDLEAEVPVSRGKVKEFRQLMRI, translated from the coding sequence ATGAGAGCCCTTATCGTGGAAGATGAAATTCCTGCAAGTGAAGAATTGAATTATTTGATCCAAGAACATAGTAAGATTGAAGTGGTTGCCTGCCTGGAAGATGGACTGGATGTCCTAAAATTTCTGCAGGAGCAGGAAGTCGACGTTATTTTTCTCGATATTAACATTCCATCTCTGGACGGCATGATGCTGGCCCATCATATCGGGAAGTTCGCCAGTAAGCCTTACATCGTCTTTACGACAGCGTATAAGGAGCATGCAGCAGAAGCATTCGAGCTGGAAGCCTTTGACTACATTTTGAAGCCATATGATGAGAAACGAATCGCAGCCATGCTGCTTAAGCTGGAGAATGCCTTCAAACGCGATCATGCGGGAGAGGGATTGGTTGAACATGGGCAGGCTCAAGTGACGGATGACACGTCCGTACAAGGATCATCGCCCAAAGCATCTGTCGCCGGAAGTGGAATACGAATTAATCTGCTGAGAAACGATAACATTATCGTAACGGATACAGCCGACATTTATTATGCGGAAGCACAAGAGAAAGTAACGAAGGTGTATACCAAAAATGGTGAGTTTACGATGCCAGTGAGCATTTCGGATTTTCATGGCCGACTGCCTCAGGAGTCCTTTTTCCGCTGTCACCGTTCTTATCTGGTTAATCTGTCTCAAATTCGTGAAATTGTACCCTGGTTTAACAATACCTATCTGCTCCGTCTGCGCGATCTGGAAGCGGAAGTGCCGGTTAGCCGGGGGAAGGTCAAGGAATTCAGGCAGCTCATGCGCATATAG
- a CDS encoding sensor histidine kinase, with the protein MEMFTMLLGLFERAALLIIFLFFLSRVPRFRQILQKGKLRPQEYAAVTLLFCAFAIFGTYTGINVEGSLVNVRIIAILSGGILFGAPVGIITGIVSGVHRYLIDMDGITAVPCLITSIIAGLVSGYIHKYTPKSKRWMVGIAAGMICEALTMLLILLYSYPDPLGADIVSKIALPMILGEVNIGLIVLLVQSVEGEKEMIAARQAKLALEIANKTLPYFRSIDEDSLRTICRIIQEDIQADAVAITDTRNVLAYVGFGEERYHIGNEIISEMTKQTISSGEITISNDVKDEKTPDIHSLLIIPLKERSEVTGALKIYYRKAYKITYPLQTMAVGLSQIISTQMEVSRVEEIKAAANKAELRALQTTIHPHFLFNALNAIASSIRTKPDRARELIVNLSGYMRYNLELSDELIDIHKELEQVRNYVEIEKARYGSRLNVIYEIDEVAVHIPSLVIQPLVENAIIHGVLKVKGPGTVRIRVQDYPDFVRIGVSDTGAGINPDIIEKVYHDRMPGNQIGLYNVHRRVKLIYGQGVTITRLEQGTDIIFDVPKGDVVTR; encoded by the coding sequence ATGGAAATGTTTACGATGCTGCTGGGTTTATTTGAGCGGGCGGCGCTGCTAATTATCTTTTTATTCTTTTTATCGAGGGTACCTCGTTTTAGACAGATTTTACAGAAGGGGAAACTAAGGCCGCAGGAGTATGCAGCGGTGACGCTGTTGTTCTGTGCTTTTGCGATCTTTGGCACCTATACCGGGATCAATGTGGAAGGGTCACTGGTGAATGTGCGGATTATCGCCATTTTGTCAGGTGGTATTTTGTTTGGAGCACCTGTAGGGATTATCACGGGAATCGTATCGGGAGTGCACCGGTATTTGATTGATATGGATGGGATTACAGCCGTTCCGTGTCTCATAACAAGTATCATTGCCGGTCTGGTGTCGGGTTACATTCATAAATACACTCCCAAGTCGAAGCGGTGGATGGTTGGTATTGCGGCCGGGATGATCTGTGAGGCACTTACAATGCTGCTGATTCTTTTATATTCCTATCCGGACCCGCTCGGTGCGGACATCGTATCCAAGATTGCATTGCCCATGATTCTGGGTGAGGTCAATATTGGACTGATCGTACTGCTGGTGCAGAGTGTGGAAGGGGAAAAGGAAATGATCGCAGCACGCCAGGCCAAACTGGCCTTGGAAATAGCGAACAAAACACTGCCCTACTTCCGCTCCATCGATGAGGATTCCCTGCGGACCATCTGTCGCATTATTCAGGAGGATATCCAGGCTGACGCTGTTGCCATTACGGATACTCGCAATGTACTCGCCTATGTCGGGTTCGGGGAAGAACGATATCATATCGGCAATGAGATTATTAGCGAGATGACGAAACAGACGATCTCGAGCGGAGAGATTACGATCAGTAATGATGTGAAGGATGAGAAGACGCCGGATATCCATTCCCTGCTGATTATTCCGCTCAAGGAGCGGAGCGAGGTCACGGGGGCACTGAAGATATATTACCGCAAAGCATATAAAATTACGTATCCGCTGCAAACAATGGCTGTGGGACTATCCCAAATTATTTCCACTCAGATGGAAGTTTCCCGGGTCGAAGAGATTAAGGCAGCCGCCAACAAAGCGGAACTGCGGGCGTTGCAGACGACGATTCATCCTCATTTTCTCTTCAATGCGCTGAACGCGATTGCTTCTTCGATTCGAACGAAGCCTGACCGGGCACGGGAGCTGATTGTGAATTTGTCGGGTTATATGCGCTACAATCTGGAGCTGTCGGATGAGCTGATCGATATCCATAAGGAGCTGGAGCAGGTCCGCAATTATGTGGAGATTGAGAAAGCCCGTTACGGCAGCAGGCTTAACGTCATCTATGAGATTGATGAAGTGGCCGTGCATATTCCAAGTCTGGTCATTCAGCCACTTGTTGAAAATGCCATCATTCATGGTGTCCTCAAGGTCAAAGGTCCTGGAACAGTACGAATTCGGGTACAGGATTACCCTGATTTTGTACGAATAGGAGTCAGTGACACCGGTGCTGGAATTAACCCCGATATCATTGAGAAGGTCTATCATGACCGGATGCCGGGGAATCAGATTGGTCTATATAACGTTCATCGGCGGGTGAAGCTCATTTATGGGCAAGGTGTAACCATTACGCGGCTGGAGCAAGGAACGGATATTATTTTTGATGTACCCAAAGGAGATGTCGTGACAAGGTGA
- a CDS encoding stage VI sporulation protein F, giving the protein MGYQQYGISPQLVERIKLKMKNPAVKDRIKKLIDGITKSDLQDRAKVRRLVKSSAVILNENFSSAQEEQFVAFVIAQKIDPNNTFHLIKLWGMFR; this is encoded by the coding sequence TTGGGTTATCAACAATATGGAATCAGTCCGCAGCTGGTGGAGCGGATCAAATTAAAGATGAAGAATCCTGCTGTCAAAGATCGCATCAAAAAGCTGATTGACGGAATTACGAAGTCCGACCTTCAGGATCGGGCCAAGGTTAGAAGATTGGTCAAGTCATCTGCTGTCATTTTGAATGAAAATTTCTCGTCAGCTCAGGAGGAGCAGTTCGTTGCCTTCGTCATCGCCCAGAAGATTGATCCCAACAATACGTTTCATTTGATTAAGTTGTGGGGGATGTTTCGGTGA
- the recG gene encoding ATP-dependent DNA helicase RecG encodes MKLEEISVKQINGVSALKEGELHAFGISSVKDLLEYYPFRYEDYRLRSLSEVKDGDKITVQGKIMGIPVLQRYGKKSRLTCKVMTEEWMITATWFNRHFLKDQLTPNREIVLTGKWEQKRMQMTVSDSEFPDKGDGRSGTLQPVYSVTGKLTQSWMRKTINQGLIQFGDMIPEILPPSLMKKYGLMPRKQAIAGIHRPQDNREGQQARQRMVYEELFLFQLKMQAYRALNRNRMDGVVHTTDNATIREFVRSLPFELTDAQKKVELEILHDMRSPYSMNRLLQGDVGSGKTVIAAIALYTTVRSGFQGALMVPTEILAEQHMRSLQKLFEPFGVTVGLLTGSVNGRKRKDLIASLQMGMIDIVVGTHALIQEDVFFRDLGLVVTDEQHRFGVNQRSILRRKGYNPDVLTMTATPIPRTLAITAFGDIEVSTISERPKGRIPISTYWVKHDMMERVLGFISREVDQGRQAYLICPLIEESEKLDVQNAIDLHVQMQQNFPNYRVGLLHGRMTAGEKEEMMRAFYSNDIQLLVSTTVVEVGVDVPNATLMVIMDADRFGLSQLHQLRGRVGRGAHASYCVLIADPKTEVGQERMKVMTETEDGFEVSRRDLDLRGPGDFFGTKQSGLPEFRLADMVADFAVLEQARDDVSSLIGDPNFWTSVDYTALREYLQQQQVFQGDLID; translated from the coding sequence ATGAAATTGGAAGAAATATCGGTTAAGCAAATTAACGGCGTGAGTGCTCTCAAAGAGGGAGAGCTTCACGCCTTTGGCATCTCTAGTGTTAAAGACCTGCTTGAATACTATCCGTTTCGTTATGAGGATTATCGTCTGCGCTCTCTTAGTGAAGTGAAAGACGGGGACAAGATTACGGTCCAGGGTAAGATCATGGGTATTCCGGTGTTGCAGCGCTATGGTAAAAAGTCCCGTCTCACCTGCAAGGTGATGACCGAAGAGTGGATGATTACGGCAACCTGGTTTAATCGGCATTTTCTAAAAGACCAGCTTACGCCGAACCGCGAAATTGTGCTTACCGGGAAGTGGGAGCAAAAGCGCATGCAGATGACCGTCTCGGATTCGGAGTTTCCGGATAAGGGAGATGGCCGTTCTGGTACGCTGCAGCCGGTCTACTCGGTAACGGGAAAGCTGACACAATCCTGGATGCGCAAGACGATTAATCAGGGGTTAATTCAATTTGGAGACATGATTCCGGAGATTTTACCTCCATCTCTTATGAAGAAATACGGGCTGATGCCTCGTAAACAGGCGATCGCGGGGATTCACCGTCCGCAGGATAATCGGGAAGGCCAGCAGGCCAGACAGCGCATGGTCTATGAAGAATTGTTTTTGTTCCAGCTGAAGATGCAGGCTTATCGTGCATTAAACCGAAACCGGATGGATGGGGTTGTGCATACAACGGATAATGCCACCATTCGCGAGTTTGTGCGCAGTCTACCGTTTGAACTGACAGATGCTCAGAAGAAGGTGGAACTGGAAATCCTCCATGATATGCGTTCACCTTATTCCATGAACCGCTTGCTGCAAGGCGACGTGGGTTCGGGTAAAACGGTGATTGCAGCCATAGCCCTGTATACCACCGTTCGTTCCGGTTTCCAGGGAGCTTTAATGGTTCCTACCGAGATCCTGGCCGAGCAGCATATGCGATCATTGCAAAAGCTGTTTGAACCTTTTGGCGTAACGGTGGGCCTTCTAACGGGCAGCGTAAATGGACGAAAACGCAAGGATCTGATCGCTTCATTGCAAATGGGGATGATTGATATCGTGGTAGGTACCCACGCATTGATTCAGGAAGATGTATTTTTCCGTGATCTTGGTCTTGTCGTGACGGACGAGCAGCATCGCTTCGGGGTGAACCAGCGCAGCATTTTGCGGCGAAAAGGATATAATCCCGATGTGTTAACGATGACGGCAACTCCCATTCCGCGGACACTGGCGATTACGGCATTTGGGGATATTGAAGTATCTACGATCTCGGAACGGCCGAAGGGACGAATTCCGATCTCCACCTATTGGGTTAAACATGACATGATGGAGCGTGTACTCGGATTCATTTCCCGTGAAGTGGATCAGGGCCGTCAGGCTTATCTCATATGCCCTCTAATTGAGGAATCCGAGAAGCTGGATGTCCAAAATGCAATTGATCTGCATGTGCAGATGCAGCAGAATTTTCCGAATTATCGTGTTGGCCTGCTGCATGGACGCATGACCGCTGGGGAGAAAGAAGAGATGATGCGTGCGTTCTACAGCAATGATATTCAGCTTCTCGTCTCCACCACGGTAGTGGAAGTCGGCGTCGATGTACCGAATGCTACGTTAATGGTTATCATGGATGCGGACCGTTTTGGCCTGTCCCAGCTGCATCAGCTTCGCGGCCGTGTGGGCCGGGGTGCCCACGCGTCCTATTGTGTACTCATCGCCGATCCCAAAACAGAGGTTGGGCAGGAGCGCATGAAGGTTATGACCGAAACGGAGGATGGCTTTGAAGTATCTCGCCGTGATCTCGATCTGCGGGGACCGGGGGATTTCTTCGGGACCAAACAGAGTGGATTACCGGAATTCCGCCTGGCGGATATGGTTGCAGACTTTGCCGTATTGGAGCAAGCGAGGGATGATGTGTCCAGTCTAATTGGCGATCCGAATTTCTGGACATCTGTGGACTATACAGCTTTGCGAGAGTATTTACAGCAGCAGCAGGTATTCCAGGGTGATCTGATCGATTGA
- a CDS encoding DegV family protein — translation MSHKIAIVTDSTADIPEELVRKYGIHVVPLRVLFGEESYADGVDLTSEQFYAKLEKASALPTTSQPSPTEFMNIYQTLLDEDPERPIVSIHLSSGMSGTYQSALLGKSLLERDGDITVLDSKSASYGYGLMVVQAAELASQGKSAAEIAAAVEAMQKSRKLFFLVDTLEYLQKGGRIGKAAAILGTLLNIKPILSIDEEGVIYAVEKVRGHKKAMARIIELFQQDLAGKRVNVAVGHTADPGSAIACAEQLRGHFTLNEVVYTNIGAVIGSHVGPGVIAIFMWPVPE, via the coding sequence TTGAGCCATAAGATTGCGATAGTAACAGACAGTACCGCAGATATACCGGAAGAGCTTGTCCGTAAATACGGAATTCATGTGGTTCCACTGCGCGTGCTGTTTGGTGAAGAAAGTTATGCAGACGGCGTGGATCTGACTTCGGAACAGTTTTATGCCAAATTGGAGAAGGCTTCGGCGTTACCTACAACGTCACAGCCTTCGCCAACCGAATTCATGAACATCTACCAGACTCTGCTGGATGAAGACCCGGAACGTCCGATTGTCTCGATTCACCTGTCATCAGGCATGAGTGGAACCTATCAATCGGCACTATTGGGCAAATCCCTGCTGGAGCGCGATGGCGACATTACGGTGCTGGACTCCAAGTCGGCATCTTATGGATATGGTCTGATGGTTGTTCAGGCAGCTGAACTGGCGAGTCAGGGCAAGTCTGCAGCCGAGATTGCTGCAGCTGTGGAAGCTATGCAGAAGAGCCGCAAGCTGTTTTTCCTGGTGGATACACTGGAGTACCTGCAAAAAGGCGGGCGGATCGGGAAGGCAGCGGCTATCCTGGGCACCTTACTGAATATTAAGCCCATCTTGTCCATTGATGAGGAAGGTGTCATATACGCTGTTGAAAAAGTCAGAGGACACAAAAAAGCAATGGCACGCATCATTGAGCTGTTTCAGCAGGACCTTGCGGGTAAGCGTGTGAATGTGGCCGTAGGCCATACCGCAGATCCCGGATCAGCGATTGCTTGTGCAGAGCAGCTGCGTGGGCATTTTACACTGAATGAAGTGGTGTACACCAATATTGGAGCCGTTATTGGCAGCCATGTTGGGCCTGGCGTTATTGCCATCTTTATGTGGCCTGTTCCGGAATGA
- a CDS encoding DAK2 domain-containing protein, with product MSIRSLNGTDFTAMVLAGAEQLGQHAEHVNSLNVFPVPDGDTGTNMNLTMSAGVAEIKRKSSASIGEAAGILSKGLLMGARGNSGVILSQLFRGFSRSAAPYEELNTLQFAAALQNGVDAAYKAVVKPVEGTILTVAKEAAKHASYYARRTNDITELMNEVLLKAKEALATTPELLPVLKQVGVVDSGGQGLVYIYEGFMEVLLQTDGVSRASLQKEVQPSVASSALKPAVPAEEVPTKPAQQVIAPEMPLSAQARLETEDIEFLYDMEFFINRQLGDNAGVAFDDEAFRKALSVNGDSIIIIADDEVIKVHVHSKTPGDVLNLALRYGEITQIHILNMREQHRDLLTAGMDIAPSPELFAEIPPETTRSHEEAVPPADEMAPYGFIAVSSGEGIAEIFQSLGVDVVLSGGQTMNPSTEDFVNAVRSIAAEQVFILPNNSNIVLAAEQARELLEDERRITVIPSKTIPQGMAAAFAFQEDESADTNRDQMLEAIGRVQSGQVTHAVRDTQYDELDIKAGHYIGIHNSKIVATDESMLRACEGLLQQMMESGDEVVTILEGEEADSEVTAALAAWLESLYPDAEVEVHSGGQPVYYYLFSVES from the coding sequence TTGAGTATACGTTCTTTAAATGGAACAGATTTCACCGCAATGGTACTTGCCGGCGCGGAACAACTTGGACAGCATGCAGAGCACGTCAATTCCCTGAATGTTTTCCCTGTGCCGGATGGCGACACGGGAACGAACATGAATTTGACAATGAGTGCGGGAGTTGCAGAGATTAAACGCAAGAGTTCTGCCTCCATCGGAGAAGCTGCCGGTATTTTATCGAAAGGCCTGCTTATGGGTGCCCGGGGGAATTCTGGCGTTATTTTATCGCAGTTGTTCCGTGGGTTCAGTCGTTCAGCTGCTCCTTATGAGGAACTGAATACGCTCCAATTTGCAGCAGCCCTCCAAAACGGCGTGGACGCAGCGTATAAAGCTGTCGTGAAGCCTGTCGAAGGAACCATTCTTACCGTGGCTAAGGAAGCAGCGAAACATGCCAGCTACTATGCAAGACGGACGAATGATATTACCGAATTAATGAATGAAGTATTGTTAAAAGCAAAAGAGGCACTGGCAACGACTCCGGAATTGCTGCCTGTACTAAAACAGGTTGGCGTCGTGGATTCGGGTGGACAGGGGCTTGTATATATTTACGAAGGTTTTATGGAAGTACTGCTGCAGACTGACGGTGTTAGCCGTGCATCCCTGCAAAAAGAAGTACAACCATCTGTGGCATCGTCCGCATTGAAACCGGCTGTACCGGCAGAAGAAGTGCCTACGAAGCCTGCACAGCAGGTCATTGCTCCAGAGATGCCGTTGTCTGCACAGGCTAGACTGGAAACGGAAGATATCGAATTCCTGTATGATATGGAATTCTTCATTAACCGCCAGCTTGGAGATAATGCAGGCGTGGCATTCGATGATGAGGCATTCCGGAAAGCGTTGTCAGTTAATGGAGATTCCATCATCATTATTGCTGACGACGAAGTGATCAAAGTGCATGTGCACTCCAAGACACCTGGTGATGTACTGAATCTGGCACTTCGTTACGGCGAAATTACTCAGATTCATATTTTGAACATGCGTGAACAGCATAGAGACTTGCTGACGGCGGGCATGGACATTGCGCCTTCTCCTGAATTGTTTGCAGAGATTCCGCCTGAAACGACGCGCAGTCATGAAGAGGCAGTACCTCCGGCAGATGAGATGGCTCCGTATGGTTTTATCGCTGTATCTTCAGGCGAGGGTATTGCGGAAATCTTCCAAAGCCTCGGAGTGGACGTTGTTCTCTCCGGCGGACAGACGATGAATCCAAGTACCGAGGACTTTGTGAATGCAGTTCGCTCGATCGCTGCGGAACAGGTATTTATTTTGCCGAACAATTCCAATATTGTTCTTGCTGCCGAACAGGCACGAGAACTGCTTGAAGACGAACGCCGGATCACGGTGATCCCGAGCAAAACCATTCCGCAAGGAATGGCAGCTGCGTTTGCCTTCCAAGAGGATGAGTCTGCTGATACCAACCGTGATCAGATGCTGGAAGCCATTGGCCGCGTGCAGTCGGGTCAGGTTACTCATGCCGTAAGAGACACTCAGTACGATGAGCTGGATATCAAGGCAGGCCATTACATTGGTATCCACAATTCCAAAATCGTTGCGACAGATGAAAGCATGCTGCGTGCGTGTGAAGGATTGCTGCAGCAGATGATGGAGAGTGGAGATGAAGTGGTTACCATCCTCGAAGGGGAAGAAGCTGACTCTGAGGTTACTGCTGCACTTGCGGCATGGTTGGAGTCACTATATCCTGATGCTGAGGTGGAGGTACATTCCGGAGGACAGCCCGTTTATTATTATTTGTTCTCTGTGGAGTCCTGA
- the rpmB gene encoding 50S ribosomal protein L28 has protein sequence MSRKCYVTGKKPGTGNHVSHANNRNRRSWGVNVQKVRILVNGKPKRVYVSTRALKAGKVTRV, from the coding sequence ATGTCTCGCAAATGTTATGTGACAGGTAAGAAACCGGGCACCGGTAACCACGTATCCCACGCTAACAACCGTAACCGTCGTTCTTGGGGCGTAAACGTTCAGAAGGTCCGCATTCTCGTGAACGGTAAACCAAAACGTGTATACGTAAGCACCCGTGCACTGAAAGCCGGTAAAGTGACTCGCGTATAA